A DNA window from Mycolicibacter terrae contains the following coding sequences:
- a CDS encoding MaoC family dehydratase → MSAPTVQVGSKLPELKIYGDPTFIVSTAIATRDYQDVHHDRDKAQAKGSKDIFVNILTDTGLVQRYLTDWAGSNAVIGSIALRLGVPWYAYDTVTFSGEVTAVEDGLVTVKVVGNNSLGDHVIATATLTLGEA, encoded by the coding sequence ATGAGCGCTCCGACCGTGCAAGTGGGCAGCAAACTGCCCGAGCTGAAGATCTACGGTGATCCGACATTCATCGTCTCCACGGCGATCGCCACCCGCGATTACCAGGACGTGCACCACGACCGGGACAAGGCCCAGGCCAAGGGGTCCAAGGACATCTTCGTCAATATCCTCACCGACACCGGCCTGGTTCAGCGCTACCTGACCGACTGGGCGGGTTCCAACGCGGTGATCGGCTCGATCGCACTACGACTGGGCGTCCCGTGGTATGCCTACGACACCGTCACCTTCTCCGGTGAAGTGACGGCGGTGGAAGATGGCCTGGTCACCGTGAAAGTCGTGGGCAACAACAGTCTTGGCGACCACGTCATCGCCACCGCCACTCTCACCCTCGGGGAGGCATGA
- a CDS encoding cytochrome P450 — protein sequence MASPTTQSAPNIPAGFDPTDPEIYAERIPDEELAELRKSEPIKWIEQPDGVGGFNDGGYWAITRHEDVKEVSRLDEIFSSEINTAIPRFNDDIPRDAIDAQRILMLNQDAPRHTRQRRIISRGFTPRHILPLRDQLEQRAQAIAKEALARGTGDFVVEVASELPLQAIAGLMGVPQEDRGKLFEWTNQMTSYDDPEYAHYDPAASAMEIISYGLQLAEMKRQNPGGDIVTTLVEADLDGEKLNDDELGYFIILLAVAGSETTRNSITQGMMAFTEFPEQWELFKSERPETTADEVVRWATPVTSFQRTATQDHELGGTLIKKGQRVVMFYRAANFDSEVFDNPYQFNILRDPNPHVGFGGTGAHYCIGTHLARMTIGLMFNAIADHIPDLKPLESPKRLRSGWLNGIKHWQVDYTGKS from the coding sequence GTGGCCAGCCCCACCACCCAGTCCGCCCCCAACATTCCCGCCGGGTTCGACCCGACCGATCCGGAGATCTATGCCGAACGGATCCCGGACGAGGAGCTGGCTGAACTGCGCAAGAGCGAGCCGATCAAGTGGATCGAACAGCCGGACGGAGTAGGTGGCTTCAACGACGGCGGCTACTGGGCGATCACCCGGCACGAGGACGTCAAAGAGGTCTCCCGGCTTGACGAGATCTTCTCCAGCGAGATCAACACCGCCATCCCGCGGTTCAACGACGATATCCCGCGCGACGCGATCGATGCGCAGCGCATCCTGATGCTCAACCAGGACGCCCCGCGGCACACCCGGCAGCGCCGGATCATCTCACGCGGTTTCACCCCCCGGCACATCCTGCCGCTGCGCGACCAGCTCGAGCAGCGCGCCCAGGCCATCGCCAAGGAGGCGCTGGCCCGAGGCACCGGTGACTTCGTGGTCGAGGTTGCCTCCGAACTGCCACTGCAGGCCATCGCCGGCCTGATGGGCGTGCCGCAGGAGGACCGCGGCAAGCTCTTCGAGTGGACCAACCAGATGACGTCCTATGACGACCCCGAGTACGCCCACTACGACCCCGCGGCGTCGGCGATGGAGATCATCTCCTACGGGCTGCAACTGGCCGAGATGAAGCGGCAGAACCCGGGCGGCGACATCGTGACCACGCTGGTGGAAGCCGATCTCGACGGGGAGAAGCTCAACGACGACGAGCTGGGCTACTTCATCATCCTGTTGGCGGTGGCCGGTAGCGAGACCACGCGTAACTCGATCACCCAGGGCATGATGGCGTTCACCGAATTCCCCGAGCAGTGGGAGCTGTTCAAGTCCGAACGCCCGGAGACCACCGCCGACGAGGTCGTGCGCTGGGCCACCCCGGTGACGTCGTTCCAGCGCACCGCCACCCAGGATCACGAACTGGGCGGCACCCTGATCAAGAAGGGCCAGCGGGTGGTGATGTTCTACCGCGCCGCGAACTTCGACTCCGAGGTCTTCGACAACCCGTACCAGTTCAACATCCTGCGTGACCCCAACCCGCACGTCGGGTTCGGCGGCACCGGTGCGCACTACTGCATCGGCACCCACCTGGCCCGGATGACAATCGGCCTGATGTTCAACGCCATCGCCGACCACATCCCCGACCTCAAGCCGCTGGAAAGCCCCAAGCGGCTACGCTCGGGCTGGCTCAACGGGATCAAGCACTGGCAGGTCGACTACACCGGCAAGTCCTAG
- a CDS encoding TetR/AcrR family transcriptional regulator: MDSTRQRRKYAPRLTRDERRAQALDAALEVLGGCALHELSMEAVAAAAGVAKPVLYTAFSTRAELVEALLERERERGIAEVRAAMPDDLSTLGPTGAYTATIGAFLKAVLNNPTGWRLILTVPDSAPRDYRDSLRSARSAVLRQSEELARAGAALMPQLARLDPVLLGHTMLSFAEMLGRLTARDPQTYPRERLEDFISTMLSMVADEAPRPSPGSDPR; encoded by the coding sequence ATGGACTCGACTCGGCAGCGGCGTAAATACGCGCCACGCCTGACGCGGGACGAGCGCCGCGCGCAGGCGCTGGACGCGGCATTGGAGGTCCTGGGCGGATGCGCGCTGCACGAGCTGAGCATGGAGGCGGTCGCCGCCGCCGCCGGCGTCGCAAAACCGGTGCTGTACACAGCATTCAGTACCCGAGCCGAGCTGGTCGAGGCGTTATTGGAACGCGAACGCGAACGCGGCATCGCCGAGGTTCGTGCGGCGATGCCCGACGACCTCAGCACGCTGGGCCCGACCGGCGCCTACACCGCGACTATCGGGGCATTCCTGAAGGCCGTGCTGAACAATCCGACCGGCTGGCGGCTGATCCTCACCGTTCCCGACAGCGCGCCCCGCGACTACCGCGACTCGCTGCGCAGCGCCCGCTCAGCCGTCCTGCGGCAGTCCGAGGAACTCGCCCGTGCCGGGGCCGCCCTCATGCCGCAGTTGGCCCGTCTGGATCCGGTCCTGCTGGGCCACACCATGTTGTCGTTCGCCGAGATGCTGGGACGGCTGACCGCACGCGACCCGCAGACCTACCCGCGCGAACGCCTCGAGGACTTTATCTCCACCATGCTGTCGATGGTGGCCGACGAAGCACCGCGTCCTAGCCCAGGATCAGACCCGAGGTAG
- a CDS encoding MaoC/PaaZ C-terminal domain-containing protein: MPIDLDVARGAEFGRVEFSWTATNVQLYNLALGAGSDPMDPRELSYVVDRTPQVLPTFGCVAASFNDVDPPKVSWPGVEIDLAKILHASEKVIVPAPLPPSGNALAVSRIVDVWDKGKAAVVVLETTVTDTDGAPLWTQQRSIFARGEGGFGGERGPSAASELPDRAPDFEIDIPVAPQQALLYRLCGDRNPLHSDPGFAAAAGFDRPILHGLCTYGMTCKAAVDTALDGDAGAVRSFGARFAGVVFPGETLRARLWKDGGRLVGNVVAPSREDVAILNDVELVSA; encoded by the coding sequence ATGCCCATCGATCTCGACGTCGCCCGGGGTGCCGAGTTCGGCCGGGTGGAATTCTCCTGGACCGCGACCAACGTGCAGCTCTACAACCTGGCGCTGGGCGCCGGGTCGGACCCGATGGACCCGCGTGAGCTGAGCTACGTCGTCGATCGCACCCCGCAGGTGCTGCCGACATTCGGCTGCGTCGCGGCGTCGTTCAACGACGTCGACCCGCCCAAGGTCAGCTGGCCGGGTGTCGAGATCGACCTGGCCAAGATCCTGCATGCCTCCGAGAAGGTAATCGTTCCGGCGCCGCTACCGCCGTCCGGCAACGCGCTGGCGGTCAGCCGGATCGTCGACGTCTGGGACAAGGGCAAGGCGGCCGTCGTCGTGCTCGAGACCACCGTCACCGACACCGACGGAGCGCCGCTGTGGACGCAGCAGCGGTCCATCTTCGCCCGCGGCGAGGGCGGTTTCGGCGGCGAGCGCGGCCCGTCAGCTGCGAGCGAACTGCCCGACCGGGCACCGGATTTCGAGATCGACATCCCGGTGGCACCGCAGCAGGCGCTGCTGTACCGGCTCTGCGGCGACCGTAACCCGCTGCATTCGGACCCCGGATTCGCGGCCGCGGCGGGCTTCGACCGGCCGATTCTGCACGGGCTGTGCACCTACGGCATGACCTGCAAGGCGGCGGTGGACACCGCACTGGACGGCGACGCCGGCGCGGTCCGTTCCTTCGGCGCGCGGTTCGCCGGTGTGGTCTTCCCGGGCGAGACCCTGCGGGCCAGGCTGTGGAAAGACGGCGGACGGCTGGTGGGCAATGTGGTGGCACCCTCGCGCGAGGATGTCGCCATCCTCAACGATGTGGAGCTGGTTTCGGCGTAG
- a CDS encoding lipid-transfer protein, with protein sequence MLSGKAAIAGIGATDFSKESGRSELRLAAEAVLDALDDAGLTPADVDGLVTFTMDSNLETAVARATGIGELKFFSQIGYGGGAAAATVQQAALAVATGVAEVVVAYRAFNERSEFRFGQVMTALTVNADSRGVEYSWSYPHGLSTPAASVAMIAQRYMHEYGATSADFGVVSVADRKHAATNPKAHFYGKPITIEDHQNSRWIAEPLRLLDCCQETDGGVAIVVTTPERARDLKHRPAVIEAAAQGAGADQFTMYSYYREELGLPEMGLVGKQLWAQSGLTPADIQTAVLYDHFTPYTLIQLEELGFCGKGEAKDFIAGGAIELGGRLPINTHGGQLGEAYVHGMNGIAEGVRQLRGTSVNQVAGVEHVLVTAGTGVPTSGLILG encoded by the coding sequence ATGCTGTCCGGTAAGGCGGCGATCGCCGGAATCGGCGCGACCGACTTCTCCAAGGAATCCGGGCGCAGCGAACTGCGCCTGGCCGCCGAAGCGGTGCTCGACGCCCTCGACGATGCGGGCCTGACCCCGGCCGACGTCGACGGTCTGGTCACCTTCACCATGGATTCCAACCTGGAGACCGCCGTCGCGCGTGCCACCGGCATCGGTGAGCTGAAGTTCTTCTCCCAGATCGGTTACGGCGGAGGCGCCGCCGCGGCGACGGTGCAGCAGGCGGCCCTGGCGGTGGCGACCGGGGTGGCCGAAGTGGTGGTGGCGTACCGGGCCTTCAACGAGCGCTCGGAGTTCCGGTTCGGCCAGGTGATGACCGCGCTGACGGTCAACGCTGATTCCCGCGGTGTGGAGTACAGCTGGTCCTACCCGCACGGCCTGAGCACCCCGGCCGCGTCGGTGGCGATGATCGCCCAGCGCTACATGCATGAATATGGCGCCACCAGCGCCGATTTCGGGGTGGTGTCGGTGGCCGATCGCAAGCATGCGGCGACCAACCCCAAGGCGCATTTCTACGGCAAGCCGATCACCATCGAGGATCACCAGAACTCGCGGTGGATCGCCGAGCCGTTGCGGCTGCTGGACTGCTGTCAGGAGACCGACGGCGGGGTGGCGATCGTGGTCACCACACCCGAGCGGGCTCGCGACCTCAAGCATCGGCCGGCGGTCATCGAAGCGGCGGCCCAAGGAGCCGGGGCCGACCAGTTCACCATGTACTCCTACTACCGCGAGGAACTCGGGCTGCCCGAGATGGGTTTGGTGGGCAAGCAGTTGTGGGCGCAGTCCGGCCTGACGCCGGCCGACATCCAGACCGCGGTGCTCTACGACCACTTCACCCCCTACACGCTGATCCAGTTGGAGGAGTTGGGGTTCTGCGGCAAGGGCGAAGCCAAGGACTTCATCGCCGGGGGCGCCATCGAGTTGGGTGGCCGGCTGCCGATCAACACCCACGGCGGTCAGCTCGGCGAGGCCTATGTACACGGGATGAACGGCATCGCCGAGGGGGTGCGCCAGCTGCGCGGCACCTCGGTCAACCAGGTAGCGGGCGTCGAGCACGTGCTGGTCACCGCCGGCACCGGGGTGCCTACCTCGGGTCTGATCCTGGGCTAG
- a CDS encoding 2-keto-4-pentenoate hydratase has protein sequence MLSAQIRDELAAELAQAERSRVPISPLTAAHPDIDVVDAYEIQLINIRQRIAEGARVVGHKVGLSSEAMQQMMGVDEPDYGHLLNEMQVFEDTPVKASNYLYPRVEVEVAFILGADLPGADCTEEHVLAATEAFAPAIELIDSRITDWKIKLCDTIADNASSAGFVLGKQRVKPGDIDIKGIDASLTKNGEVVAKGRSDAVLGNPVTAVAWLARKVESFGVRLKAGDIVLPGTATRAIDVHAGDDCVADFSGLGSVRLVFE, from the coding sequence ATGCTCAGCGCCCAGATCCGCGACGAACTCGCCGCCGAGTTGGCGCAAGCGGAGCGCAGCCGGGTCCCGATCTCCCCGTTAACGGCGGCGCACCCCGACATCGACGTCGTCGACGCCTACGAGATCCAGTTGATCAACATCCGGCAGCGGATCGCCGAGGGTGCCCGGGTCGTCGGACACAAGGTCGGCCTGTCCAGCGAGGCGATGCAGCAGATGATGGGTGTCGATGAGCCGGACTACGGGCATCTGCTCAACGAGATGCAGGTGTTCGAGGACACGCCGGTCAAGGCGTCGAACTACCTCTACCCGCGGGTCGAGGTGGAGGTGGCCTTCATCCTGGGCGCGGATCTGCCCGGCGCGGACTGCACCGAGGAGCACGTGCTGGCCGCCACCGAGGCGTTCGCCCCGGCGATCGAGCTGATCGACAGCCGGATCACCGACTGGAAGATCAAGCTCTGCGACACCATCGCCGACAATGCCTCCTCGGCCGGCTTCGTCCTCGGCAAGCAGCGAGTCAAGCCCGGTGATATCGACATCAAAGGCATTGATGCGTCGCTGACCAAGAACGGCGAGGTGGTCGCCAAGGGCCGCAGCGACGCGGTGCTGGGCAACCCGGTCACCGCGGTGGCCTGGCTGGCTCGCAAGGTGGAGAGCTTCGGGGTGCGGTTGAAGGCCGGCGACATCGTCCTGCCGGGCACCGCCACCCGGGCCATCGACGTGCACGCCGGTGATGACTGCGTCGCCGATTTCTCCGGGCTGGGTTCGGTCCGGCTGGTTTTCGAATAG
- the kstD gene encoding 3-oxosteroid 1-dehydrogenase, with protein MPEQEYDVVVVGSGGAGMVAALAAAHHGLSTIVIEKAAHYGGSTARSGGGVWIPNNEVLQRAGVKDTAEAARTYLRTIIGDVVPAEKIDTYLQRGPEMLSFVLKNSPLKMCWVPGYADYYPEQPGGKPTGRSIEPKPFNARKLGADLAGLEPPYGKVPLNVVVMQQDYVRLNQLKRHPRGVLRSLKVGARTMWAQATGKNLVGMGRALIAPLRIGLRDAGVPVELNTALTDLYVSDGVVRGVYVRDSNASESSEPRLIRARRGVILASGGFEHNEQMRVKYQRAPITTEWTVGAKANTGEGILAGEKLGAALDIMEDSWWGPTVPLPGAPWFALSERNSPGSIIVNMAGKRFMNESMPYVEACHHMYGGEYGQGPGPGENIPAWLVFDQRYRNNYIFAGLQPGQRIPKKWLESGVIVSADTLEELAAKMGVPAVGLTATVERFNEFARTGVDEDFHRGESAYDRYYGDPTNKPNPNLGAIAQGPFYAAKMVPGDLGTKGGIRTDVNGRALRDDNSVIEGLYAAGNVSAPVMGHTYPGPGGTIGPAMTFGYLAALDIAGRT; from the coding sequence ATGCCCGAGCAGGAGTACGACGTCGTCGTGGTCGGAAGCGGCGGCGCCGGGATGGTCGCCGCCCTCGCCGCAGCCCACCACGGACTGTCCACCATCGTCATCGAGAAAGCCGCCCACTACGGCGGTTCGACTGCCCGTTCCGGCGGCGGCGTGTGGATCCCCAACAACGAGGTGCTTCAGCGCGCGGGCGTGAAGGACACCGCCGAGGCCGCCCGCACCTACCTGCGCACGATCATCGGCGACGTGGTTCCGGCCGAGAAGATCGACACCTACCTGCAGCGCGGTCCGGAGATGCTGTCGTTCGTGCTGAAGAACTCACCGCTGAAGATGTGCTGGGTTCCCGGTTACGCCGACTACTACCCCGAGCAGCCGGGCGGCAAGCCCACCGGCCGCTCGATCGAGCCGAAGCCGTTCAATGCCCGCAAGCTCGGTGCCGACCTGGCCGGCCTGGAACCGCCTTACGGCAAGGTGCCGCTGAATGTCGTTGTCATGCAGCAGGACTACGTCCGGCTCAACCAGCTCAAGCGCCACCCCCGCGGTGTGCTGCGCAGCCTGAAGGTCGGCGCCCGCACCATGTGGGCCCAGGCCACCGGTAAGAATCTGGTCGGCATGGGCCGCGCTCTGATCGCCCCGCTGCGGATCGGCCTGCGCGACGCCGGCGTTCCGGTCGAGTTGAACACCGCGCTGACCGACCTCTACGTCTCCGACGGCGTGGTCCGCGGCGTCTACGTCCGCGACAGCAATGCTTCGGAGTCGAGCGAGCCGCGGCTGATCCGGGCGCGACGCGGGGTCATCCTCGCCAGCGGCGGATTCGAGCACAACGAGCAGATGCGGGTGAAGTACCAGCGCGCTCCCATCACCACCGAGTGGACCGTCGGGGCGAAGGCCAACACCGGCGAGGGAATCCTGGCCGGCGAGAAGCTGGGTGCCGCACTGGACATCATGGAGGACTCCTGGTGGGGCCCGACGGTGCCGCTGCCGGGCGCACCGTGGTTCGCGCTCTCGGAGCGCAACTCACCCGGCTCGATCATCGTGAACATGGCCGGTAAGCGGTTTATGAACGAGTCGATGCCCTACGTCGAGGCGTGCCACCACATGTACGGCGGCGAATACGGGCAGGGACCCGGCCCCGGCGAGAACATCCCGGCCTGGCTGGTGTTCGACCAGCGTTACCGCAACAACTACATCTTTGCGGGATTGCAGCCGGGACAACGGATTCCGAAGAAATGGCTGGAGTCGGGCGTGATCGTCTCCGCGGATACCCTGGAGGAGCTGGCGGCAAAGATGGGTGTGCCGGCCGTGGGGTTGACCGCGACCGTCGAACGGTTCAACGAGTTCGCCCGCACCGGTGTCGATGAGGACTTCCACCGTGGCGAGAGCGCTTATGACCGCTACTACGGCGACCCTACCAACAAGCCCAACCCGAACCTGGGAGCGATCGCCCAGGGGCCGTTTTACGCGGCCAAGATGGTGCCCGGCGATCTGGGCACCAAGGGCGGGATCCGCACCGACGTGAACGGACGGGCGTTGCGCGACGACAACAGCGTCATCGAGGGTCTCTACGCCGCAGGCAATGTGAGCGCCCCGGTCATGGGTCACACCTACCCCGGCCCCGGCGGCACCATCGGTCCGGCGATGACCTTCGGATACCTGGCCGCTCTCGACATCGCCGGAAGGACCTAG
- a CDS encoding PE-PPE domain-containing protein, producing the protein MIRLLGSCLTTGLMIAGAGLVGAPLACPAALDLQMHAVLLTSGNTADSPLGNGTALIVGASGLPVPPAGYVDAAETYYLAPRGFGGTTQAVVTPESLWPLTGVKNLTTDESFAQGGQILANAITQQIAGGQVDAANPVVVFGYSQGAVVETEAMKLLAEQGVPSDYVHFVMLGNPANPDGGILERFNVPIDGVSPTIPSFGLTFSGATPADLYATNIYTIEYDGFANFPRYPINFLADLNAFLGMGFSHGAYLGLTAEQIQDAIQLPAAADSLTDYYMIPAESLPLLAPLQFLPVIGKPLYDLLEPATSVLVNLGYGCITDAWCEVTDASAPTTFGLFPTNLDWAEVATALGNGVQQGIADALRDLQDPATYQPTSVLDTPALQGLLETAYRIVGGTVGNPTPTWGDMVQVGLSLLNNAVPGSISGVTIDSPPIDIFNALIANVSNDYATLLPIADTFNALLTTLPSVAISFIAQQAADGNLLGGIGEALAAATALLPLGIGFGIVAPVVEAVGLNVINLVNLFPGALEDLANLLPDIP; encoded by the coding sequence ATGATCCGGTTATTGGGCAGCTGCCTCACCACCGGTCTCATGATCGCGGGCGCCGGTCTGGTCGGCGCCCCGCTGGCGTGTCCGGCGGCGCTGGACCTGCAGATGCACGCGGTTCTACTCACCAGCGGTAACACCGCGGATTCGCCACTCGGCAACGGCACCGCGTTGATCGTGGGCGCCAGCGGCCTGCCCGTGCCGCCCGCCGGCTACGTGGACGCCGCCGAAACCTACTACCTGGCGCCGCGCGGGTTCGGCGGGACCACGCAGGCGGTCGTCACCCCCGAGTCGCTGTGGCCGCTGACCGGCGTCAAGAACCTGACCACCGACGAGTCCTTCGCCCAGGGCGGACAGATCCTGGCGAACGCGATTACGCAGCAGATCGCCGGCGGACAAGTCGATGCGGCAAACCCCGTCGTGGTGTTCGGCTACTCCCAGGGCGCTGTTGTCGAGACGGAAGCGATGAAACTGCTCGCCGAACAAGGGGTGCCCAGCGACTACGTGCACTTCGTCATGCTCGGAAACCCCGCCAATCCCGACGGGGGCATCCTGGAGCGTTTCAATGTGCCGATCGACGGCGTCAGCCCCACCATTCCCAGCTTCGGACTTACGTTCAGCGGCGCGACACCGGCAGACCTCTATGCGACGAACATCTACACGATCGAATACGACGGCTTCGCCAACTTTCCGCGTTACCCGATCAACTTCCTCGCCGACCTGAACGCCTTTCTTGGCATGGGCTTCTCGCACGGTGCGTACCTGGGGCTCACGGCCGAGCAGATCCAGGATGCGATTCAACTGCCGGCGGCGGCCGACAGTCTGACCGACTACTACATGATTCCCGCCGAGAGCCTGCCCCTGCTGGCCCCGCTGCAGTTTCTGCCGGTGATAGGAAAACCTCTCTACGACCTCTTGGAACCAGCAACCTCGGTACTGGTGAATTTGGGCTACGGCTGTATCACCGACGCCTGGTGCGAGGTCACCGATGCCAGTGCGCCAACCACTTTCGGCCTGTTCCCCACCAACCTGGACTGGGCTGAGGTCGCCACCGCACTGGGCAACGGCGTGCAGCAGGGGATTGCCGATGCCCTCAGGGATCTGCAAGACCCGGCGACCTACCAGCCCACGTCGGTCCTCGACACCCCGGCGCTGCAGGGTCTGCTGGAGACCGCGTACCGGATTGTCGGGGGCACCGTCGGCAACCCCACACCGACCTGGGGTGACATGGTGCAGGTGGGGTTGAGTCTGCTCAACAACGCTGTGCCGGGATCGATTTCGGGTGTGACGATTGATTCCCCACCCATAGACATCTTCAACGCCCTCATCGCCAACGTGTCGAACGACTACGCAACCCTGCTCCCGATCGCGGACACGTTCAACGCACTGCTCACCACGTTGCCCTCGGTTGCCATCAGCTTCATCGCACAGCAGGCCGCCGACGGCAATCTCCTCGGCGGGATCGGTGAGGCGCTGGCCGCTGCTACGGCATTGCTGCCGCTCGGAATTGGTTTCGGTATCGTCGCGCCCGTCGTGGAGGCGGTGGGGCTCAACGTGATCAATCTGGTGAACCTGTTCCCGGGAGCTCTGGAAGACCTGGCCAACCTGTTGCCCGATATCCCCTGA
- a CDS encoding acetaldehyde dehydrogenase (acetylating) gives MAAKASVAIVGSGNISTDLLYKLLRSEWLEPRWMIGIDPESEGLARARKLGLETSAEGADWLLAQDELPDFVFEATSAYVHKAYAPKYEAAGIRAIDLTPAAVGPAVIPPANLHEHVDAPNVNMITCGGQATIPIVYAVTRAVKEQGGVVPYAEIVASVASVSAGPGTRANIDEFTKTTSRGVETIGGAQQGKAIIILNPADPPMIMRDTIFCQIPEDADRDAITKSIHSVVAQVQTYVPGYRLLNEPQFDEPSLNSGGRAVVTTFVEVEGAGDYLPPYAGNLDIMTAAATKVGEEIARELATAKAGGA, from the coding sequence ATGGCTGCCAAAGCCTCAGTCGCGATTGTCGGGTCGGGCAACATCAGCACCGACCTGCTGTACAAACTGCTGCGCTCGGAGTGGCTCGAGCCGCGCTGGATGATCGGTATCGACCCGGAATCCGAGGGCCTGGCCCGCGCCCGCAAACTCGGTCTGGAGACCTCGGCTGAGGGGGCGGACTGGCTGCTGGCCCAAGATGAGTTGCCGGACTTCGTCTTCGAGGCCACCAGCGCCTACGTCCACAAGGCGTACGCGCCCAAGTACGAGGCGGCCGGCATCCGGGCCATCGACCTGACCCCGGCCGCGGTCGGCCCGGCGGTGATCCCGCCGGCGAACCTGCACGAACACGTCGACGCCCCGAACGTCAACATGATCACCTGCGGTGGGCAGGCCACCATTCCGATCGTGTACGCGGTGACCCGCGCGGTCAAAGAGCAGGGCGGGGTGGTGCCCTACGCCGAGATCGTGGCCAGCGTCGCCAGTGTTTCGGCGGGGCCGGGCACCCGGGCCAATATCGATGAGTTCACCAAGACCACCTCGCGCGGAGTGGAGACCATCGGTGGCGCGCAACAGGGCAAGGCGATCATCATCTTGAACCCGGCCGATCCGCCGATGATCATGCGCGACACCATCTTCTGCCAGATTCCCGAGGACGCCGACCGCGACGCGATCACCAAGTCGATCCACAGCGTGGTCGCCCAGGTGCAGACCTACGTGCCCGGCTACCGGCTGCTCAACGAGCCACAGTTCGACGAGCCGTCGCTGAACTCCGGCGGGCGTGCGGTGGTCACCACGTTCGTCGAGGTCGAGGGCGCCGGTGATTACCTGCCCCCCTATGCGGGCAACCTGGACATCATGACCGCCGCGGCCACCAAGGTCGGCGAGGAGATCGCCCGCGAGCTGGCGACCGCCAAGGCTGGAGGGGCGTAA